The bacterium BMS3Abin02 genome contains the following window.
GCTCGATCTTCGTGGCGAATGGTCCTCACTACGCGGGACTCGGTGAAGGCGGGGAGGGATTCACGTCGTTCTCGATCGCCAGCCCCACGGGAGACGGTTTGACCAGACCACGGACGTTCTCTCGCGAACGTCGGATCACGGTGGTCGGATCCCTGAGGATCGTCTGATGCGTCCTGCGCTGGCGCTCCTCGAGTTCGATTCCGTGGCTCGCGGGATCGAGGCGGGCGATCAGATGGTCAAGCGAGCACCCATCGAAGTGATCCGGACCGGAACCGTCCATCCGGGGAAGTACCTCGTTCTCGTCGCCGGTGAGGTGGCCGATGTCGAGGAAGCCGTCGCCGCGGGTCGAGCAGTGACGACCCTGGTGGACGTCGTGCTGCTTCCCGACGTACACCCCGACGTCGCAGCGGCCGTCAAGGGAGCCAGGCGTACCGGGGGAGGAGAGGCCCTCGGCATCATCGAGACGCGTACCGTGGCAGCGGTCATCCAGGCCGCCGACGCCGGGGTGAAAGGCGCAAAGGTGACGCTGTTGGAGCTTCGGATGGCCGATGGTCTCGGTGGCAAGGGCTACCTGCTGTTCCAGGGGACCGTCTCCGATGTCGAAGCCGCGGTCGAGATCGGCTCCGCGAGCGTGCCCGAACGCGTCATCTCGGTGGTCATCCCGCAGCTCCACCGAGAGATGGGGGAGAACCTCTTCGCGGATGCGCGTTTTGCCGACCGAGTCGGCGAGGAGTAGCCGTGCAACTGGGACGAGTCATCGGAACGGTCGTCGCGACGACCAAGACGCCCGGCCTGGAAGGCGTGAAGTTCTTGATCGTGCAGCCGCTCGGGCGGGATCGGCGACCGAAAGGGCGGCCGGTCGTCGCCGCAGACGCGGTGCACATGGCCGGCCCCGGCGAACTGGTCTACGTCGTCGGGTCACGCGAAGCCGCCCAGGCACTCCCCGAAACGTTCGTGCCGGTCGATCACGCCATCGTCGGCATCGTGGACGCCGTCGAGGTGAGTCCATGAAGGTCGCCAAGGTGGTCGGAACGGTCGTTTCCACGATCAGCTCGCCCGTCTTCGACCACCGCAAGCTCCTCGTCTGTGATCTCCTCGATGCCGCGGGCGAGGCGGACGGGGACTATCTGATTGCGGTCGACGCCGTTGGCGCCGGAGCCGGAGAGACTGTCCTCATCCTCGACGAGGGCACGTCCGCCCGCCAAGTCGTCGGATGGGAGACGGCGCCGATCCGGGCAGTCGTGGTCGGCATCGTCGACGAGATGGTGATCGACGGCGAGACGATCGTCTAGCCGGCCGCCGGTCGTCTGCGTCTACTCCATCTCGCTCTTTTCTTCCCCCTTCAGGGGGAAGTGCCGAGTCTTCGAGGCGATGGGGGTGTGGTCGCGAGGGGTTTGTGTCGTGTCGGTCTTAGGTCAGAGTGTTGGGGTTGTCTCTTCGGATGGGGCCCCCTCCGGCCCTGG
Protein-coding sequences here:
- a CDS encoding BMC domain protein — translated: MRPALALLEFDSVARGIEAGDQMVKRAPIEVIRTGTVHPGKYLVLVAGEVADVEEAVAAGRAVTTLVDVVLLPDVHPDVAAAVKGARRTGGGEALGIIETRTVAAVIQAADAGVKGAKVTLLELRMADGLGGKGYLLFQGTVSDVEAAVEIGSASVPERVISVVIPQLHREMGENLFADARFADRVGEE
- the ccmL_2 gene encoding carbon dioxide concentrating mechanism protein CcmL, whose amino-acid sequence is MQLGRVIGTVVATTKTPGLEGVKFLIVQPLGRDRRPKGRPVVAADAVHMAGPGELVYVVGSREAAQALPETFVPVDHAIVGIVDAVEVSP
- the eutN gene encoding ethanolamine utilization protein EutN; translation: MKVAKVVGTVVSTISSPVFDHRKLLVCDLLDAAGEADGDYLIAVDAVGAGAGETVLILDEGTSARQVVGWETAPIRAVVVGIVDEMVIDGETIV